A portion of the Tachysurus fulvidraco isolate hzauxx_2018 chromosome 8, HZAU_PFXX_2.0, whole genome shotgun sequence genome contains these proteins:
- the rab40b gene encoding ras-related protein Rab-40B, producing the protein MSHRSSPAKAYDFLLKFLLVGDSDVGKGEILASLQDGATESTYGYNMGIDCKTTTILLDGRRVKLQLWDTSGQGRFCTIFRSYSRGAQGVILVYDITNRWSFDGIDRWIKEIDEHAPGVPKILVGNRLHLAYKRQVTTENAQAFAERLGVTFFEVSPLCNFNITESFTELARIVLMRHGMERLWRPNKVLSLQDLCCRSIVSCTPVHLVDKLPLPVALKSHLKSFSMANGLNARMMHGRSYSVIASSGAKRNGTKKSKLIYPPLSPSQSCTRTTCKIS; encoded by the exons ATGAGCCACAGGAGCAGTCCAGCTAAAGCGTATGATTTCCTGTTGAAATTCCTGCTAGTGGGAGACAGTGATGTGGGCAAGGGAGAGATTTTGGCCAGTTTGCAGGACGGGGCTACAGAATCTACTTATGGATATAACATGG GGATTGACTGCAAAACCACCACCATACTGCTTGATGGGCGTAGAGTCAAACTGCAGCTTTG GGACACCTCTGGACAAGGACGTTTCTGCACCATATTCCGCTCGTACTCCAGAGGAGCACAG GGCGTTATCCTTGTATATGACATTACAAATCGCTGGTCCTTTGATGGTATTGACAGGTGGATTAAAGAGATCGATGAG CATGCACCAGGAGTCCCTAAAATCCTGGTTGGTAACCGACTGCACTTGGCCTACAAACGTCAGGTGACGACTGAAAATGCCCAAGCCTTTGCTGAGCGGCTGGGTGTCACATTTTTCGAAGTCAGCCCTTTGTGTAACTTCAACATCACCGAGTCCTTCACAGAGTTGGCTCGCATAGTACTAATGCGGCACGGCATGGAGAGACTCTGGAGACCTAACAAAG TGTTGAGTCTGCAGGATCTGTGCTGCAGATCCATCGTCTCCTGCACCCCTGTGCACCTGGTGGACAAACTCCCTCTTCCTGTTGCCTTAAAGAGCCACCTGAAGTCCTTTTCCATGGCCAACGGCCTCAACGCCCGCATGATGCACGGACGCTCATACTCCGTCATAGCCAGCAGCGGTGCGAAGAGGAACGGAACGAAGAAATCCAAACTCATCTACCCGCCCCTGAGCCCATCACAGAGCTGTACGAGGACCACGTGCAAGATATCATAG
- the LOC113638969 gene encoding cytochrome c oxidase assembly protein COX11, mitochondrial, which translates to MFLSSALRECCAKHYVHRAFCNAQKCVKSLNVCGLATSSSQLIVRRNPQHFVKQTRGVKSHKHRQQEEWKQKNKTVLTYIAAAGVGMIGMSYAAVPLYRLYCQASGLGGTATAGHDSDLVETMQPVKERIIKVTFNADTHASLQWNFRPQQSEIYIVPGETALAFYTAQNPTDKPVIGISTYNVVPFEAGQYFNKIQCFCFEEQRLNPHEEVDMPVFFYIDPEFDEDPRMARVDTITLSYTFFEAKEGQTLPLPGYS; encoded by the exons ATGTTTCTGTCCTCTGCTCTCCGTGAGTGCTGTGCAAAGCACTACGTACATAGAGCATTTTGTAATGCCCAGAAATGTGTAAAAAGCCTGAATGTCTGTGGACTAGCAACTTCTTCCAGCCAGCTGATTGTAAGGAGAAACCCTCAGCATTTTGTTAAGCAGACACGAGGGGTTAAATCCCACAAGCATAGGCAACAGGAGGAATGGAAGCAAAAAAACAAGACCGTCTTGACGTATATTGCAGCAGCCGGCGTCGGGATGATCGGCATGTCGTATGCTGCAGTGCCACTCTACAGACTGTACTGCCAG GCATCCGGACTGGGAGGCACAGCAACAGCAGGACACGATTCAGATTTAGTGGAGACAATGCAGCCGGTTAAGGAGCGGATTATCAAAGTCACCTTCAATGCCGACACGCACGCCAGCCTCCAGTGGAACTTTCGTCCTCAGCAGTCCGAGATCTAT ATTGTGCCAGGAGAAACTGCACTGGCATTTTACACAGCCCAGAATCCCACAGATAAACCTGTAATAGGAATCTCTACATACAATGTTGTGCCATTTGAAGCTGGCCAGTACTTTAACAAGATTCAG TGCTTCTGCTTTGAGGAACAGAGGTTAAACCCTCATGAAGAGGTGGACATgcctgttttcttttatattgaCCCAGAGTTTGATGAAGATCCCAGGATGGCTCGAGTTGACACAATCACACTTTCCTATACCTTTTTTGAAGCCAAAGAAGGACAGACATTACCACTTCCTGGATACAGTTAA
- the stxbp4 gene encoding syntaxin-binding protein 4: MPLLPGPVEAEHFDGLSLLYWTIMGPHGINRAVQRLEFSDCRQGLGVKIIGGYREQSGEEFGIFIKRVLPGGVAAQDGRLKAGDLILDVNNMNLAGVTNERAVEILRMASSTNHMSLLIARDEESRREFAELMEKYGSNSNTSAGMGRISPTLLSTGKLTDTASSSSSSRSTSPQILSPKDCSMNTITPQVCCNCMIQLICVAKGTGLGLVIKGGANRAEGPMVFIQELMPGGDCQRDGRLKAGDQLVSINKESLIGVTYEEAKSILTRTKLRPDPTVEIAFIRRRSSSGSSSGPHSPIFLQPLLTTGSQLRPLALGGVAAVTMPGGLVPKINTPVSGSETLPSVKLTQVRAVPVKPDLHSVTTTDSVCTTVDNSDACKFSTTITVTQPKVSSLTSSCRIKVEKLEQALEVLGVKLTESQLQILRERLQVDQGGTVAYGDFETLTKEFLKLTNKSGLLRQQTSILTSDDLTDSSSNQQVSTSDSDDLDEMERIRKDHIEALREIKSLQDRLAETESLCQEMQQELNKVKQEAKAAVDERRSLQTQFQLAEAAQKQAQGIEMDYEEVIHLLEEEIAEMKSQRAEKSDQPKEDQDLKKRIALLECQLRKSEVAKKGFEISTGKLLHFVEGIQDFLTENQESFRTHSSESESKLSQTLATQSGRKMSGSVALEAQELIHTVQAIIEVDCLPYGWEEAYTSNGAKYYINHVTQTTSWTHPVMSSLGLCKPEANKPIQNSPESNS, from the exons ATGCCACTGCTTCCAGGGCCAGTGGAGGCAGAGCACTTTGACGGACTATCCCTGCTCTACTG GACAATCATGGGTCCACATGGCATCAACCGTGCTGTGCAAAGATTGGAATTCTCCGACTGCAGACAAGGACTTG GGGTGAAGATAATTGGAGGTTACAGAGAACAGAGTGGGGAAGAATTTGGTATTTTCATTAAGCGAGTGTTACCTGGTGGAGTTGCAGCACAAGACG GACGACTTAAAGCAGGTGACCTCATTTTAGACGTCAACAACATGAATTTAGCAGGCGTTACAAATGAAAG GGCAGTGGAGATTCTTCGCATGGCATCGTCGACGAATCACATGTCTCTTCTGATCGCCCGTGATGAGGAATCCAG GAGAGAGTTTGCTGAGCTCATGGAGAAATATGGCTCTAACAGCAATACAAGCGCAGGAATGGGCCGGATTTCTCCTACTCTTCTCTCCACAG GTAAATTGACTGAcactgcatcatcatcatcatcctccagaTCAACAAGCCCGCAGATCTTGAGTCCAAAAGACTGTAGCATGAACACAATTACTCCACAGGTCTGCTG CAACTGCATGATTCAGCTGATATGTGTTGCAAAGGGGACAGGACTAGGCTTGGTCATTAAAGGTGGAGCAAACCGTGCAGAAGGGCCAATGGTGTTCATTCAGGAGCTCATGCCTGGAGGAGACTGCCAGAGG GATGGAAGATTAAAAGCAGGAGATCAACTCGTATCAATCAATAAAGAATCCTTAATTGGAGTTACATATGAGGAGGCCAAAAGCATATTAACCAGAACAAAGCTCAG ACCTGACCCAACGGTGGAAATAGCGTTCATCCGAAGGAGGTCTTCCTCTGGCTCCAGCAGTGGTCCACATAGCCCCATTTTCCTGCAGCCCCTATTGACTACAGGCTCCCAGCTCAGACCACTGGCCCTTGGGGGAGTAGCAGCTGTAACTATGCCAGGAGGACTAGTGCCCAAAATAAATACTCCTGTCTCTGGAAGTGAGACTCTGCCTTCTGTTAAACTTACTCAG GTACGAGCAGTACCAGTGAAACCTGACCTTCATTCAGTCACTACCACTGACAGTGTCTGCACCACAGTGGACAACTCTG ATGCCTGTAAGTTCAGCACCACGATCACCGTCACTCAGCCGAAGGTTTCCTCACTCACGTCTAGCTGCCGAATCAAAGTGGAGAAGCTGGAGCAG GCACTGGAGGTTTTGGGTGTAAAGCTGACTGAGTCTCAGCTCcagatactgagagagagactccaAGTGGACCAAGGAGGAACAGTAGCCTATGGAG ATTTTGAGACTCTGACAAAGGAATTCTTGAAGTTGACGAACAAATCAGGTTTGCTGCGACAGCAAACCTCCATTCTCACTTCTGATGATCTGACTGACTCTTCATCAAACCAGCAG GTATCAACATCTGACTCCGATGACCTGGATGAGATGGAGCGAATAAGAAAAGATCACATTGAAGCcttaagagaaataaagagtcTGCAG GATAGGTTGGCTGAGACTGAGTCCCTGTGTCAGGAAATGCAGCAGGAGCTAAATAAAGTTaagcag GAGGCAAAAGCGGCTGTGGATGAGAGAAGATCTCTGCAGACACAGTTCCAGCTGGCGGAGGCTGCGCAGAAGCAAGCACAGGGGATAGAGATGGACTATGAAGAAGTCATCCATCTCCTGGAGGAAGAGATAGCAGAGATGaagtctcagagagcagaaaagtCAGACCAACCCAAG GAGGATCAGGACTTGAAGAAAAGGATTGCTTTGCTTGAGTGTCAGCTGCGGAAAAGCGAAGTTGCAAAGAAAGGCTTTGAAATTTCTACGGGCAAACTTCTACACTTTGTGGAG ggCATTCAAGACTTCCTAACAGAGAATCAAGAATCTTTCAGGACTCATAG TTCTGAAAGTGAGTCAAAGCTGTCTCAAACTCTGGCGACACAAAGTGGGAGGAAAATGTCTGGATCTGTTGCCCTAGAGGCTCAGGAGCTCATTCACACAGTTCAAGCCATCATAGAGGTGGATT GTTTACCCTATGGTTGGGAGGAAGCATATACTTCAAATGGAGCCAAATACTACATCAA CCATGTGACTCAGACAACATCATGGACCCACCCTGTGATGAGCTCCTTGGGTCTGTGTAAACCAGAGGCAAACAAACCAATACAGAACTCACCAGAGTCCAATAGCTAG